One genomic window of Desulfotignum phosphitoxidans DSM 13687 includes the following:
- a CDS encoding class I SAM-dependent methyltransferase yields the protein MPDTTITYYTTHVKDLVKRYESADVPDLHALLADSFPHGARLLELGCGSGRDAAFMLENGFDITASDGVQEMLNAAAACHPVLDGRLHRIRLPGELTPALGVFDGVYAVATLMHLTRPAIQVVFSRIHRILVPGGRLFFSVPLHRDDVAADEFDAQGRRFTPLTHAEWTGLCRRAGFDILTSTPTSDGLGRKTFAWLNCLAVTDKKK from the coding sequence GTGCCTGACACCACAATCACATACTATACCACCCATGTCAAAGACTTGGTTAAGCGCTATGAATCCGCGGATGTGCCGGATCTGCACGCGCTTCTGGCGGATAGCTTTCCCCACGGCGCCCGGCTCCTGGAACTGGGATGTGGATCGGGCAGGGATGCCGCGTTCATGCTGGAAAACGGATTTGATATCACGGCATCGGACGGGGTTCAGGAGATGCTCAATGCAGCGGCCGCCTGCCACCCGGTCCTTGACGGCCGCCTGCACCGCATCCGGCTGCCCGGGGAGCTGACCCCGGCTTTGGGCGTTTTTGACGGGGTGTATGCCGTGGCCACCCTCATGCACCTGACCCGCCCTGCCATCCAGGTTGTCTTTTCCAGAATTCATCGAATCCTTGTTCCCGGCGGCCGCCTGTTTTTCTCCGTGCCCCTGCACAGAGACGATGTGGCGGCCGATGAATTCGATGCCCAAGGCCGCCGGTTCACCCCCCTGACCCATGCCGAGTGGACCGGCCTCTGCCGCCGGGCCGGGTTTGACATCCTCACATCCACCCCCACATCCGACGGGCTGGGCCGGAAAACCTTTGCCTGGCTCAACTGCCTGGCCGTGACGGACAAAAAAAAATAA
- a CDS encoding helix-turn-helix domain-containing protein: MIDAIEKTALKNLGQRLKTARLARNDSQKEFAWRIGVSIPTLQNMEQGKPTVAIGTWIKALNMLDRLDDLNHLLAPEESLFAQHERIKQLSGRQRARRKK, encoded by the coding sequence ATGATTGATGCTATAGAAAAAACCGCCTTAAAAAATCTGGGCCAGCGATTGAAAACCGCCCGGCTGGCGCGGAATGATTCCCAAAAAGAATTTGCCTGGCGGATAGGGGTCTCCATTCCCACCCTGCAAAACATGGAGCAGGGCAAACCCACCGTAGCCATCGGCACCTGGATAAAAGCCCTGAACATGCTTGACAGGCTCGATGATCTGAACCATTTGCTGGCCCCTGAAGAATCGTTGTTCGCCCAACACGAACGGATCAAACAACTTTCCGGCCGGCAACGTGCCAGGAGGAAAAAATAA
- a CDS encoding type II toxin-antitoxin system HipA family toxin, with the protein MLHLDVILIFPTRLKIKCGEIITGTPDPNGRIKGAFRYTPEYLQHPDAFPLDPVNLPLNPKEFLSNRPQGIHGVFEDALPDDWGRKILARKANLTLREQTEPRFLEALGNNGMGALCFETGHPVKAQDPSADIVTLDKLLELALKYDAGEYLNDQEFAALALCGSSPGGARPKSLVRDKDNTLWLAKFPRHNDPVHVEPIEAATLALARNAGLNIPEFKLIPVGSRNTLLVKRFDVADTGGRYHMISMKTLLNASYYAWYTDIFKAVKKYSTQPSIDIPALFRQMVFNAAIGNTDDHLKNFSMLHKETGLCLSPAYDLLPDIHGKRSHSLSFPEGAGEFAPDRSPFLRFGATLNIKNPDHIIDSMIREVSAWQDIFKEYEVPDPDIQKLAGDINYRLAQLNKRNR; encoded by the coding sequence TTGCTTCATCTGGATGTCATCCTTATTTTTCCAACCCGTTTGAAAATAAAATGCGGCGAAATCATTACGGGAACGCCTGATCCCAACGGCAGAATCAAGGGAGCATTCCGTTATACCCCTGAATATTTGCAGCATCCGGATGCATTTCCGCTGGACCCTGTCAACCTGCCGCTGAATCCAAAAGAGTTCTTATCCAATCGACCCCAGGGGATTCACGGGGTGTTCGAAGATGCCCTGCCCGATGACTGGGGCAGGAAAATTCTGGCCCGCAAAGCGAATCTCACCCTTCGGGAACAGACAGAACCCCGATTTCTGGAAGCGCTTGGAAACAATGGAATGGGGGCGTTATGCTTTGAAACCGGCCATCCAGTCAAGGCACAGGATCCCAGTGCCGATATTGTGACCCTGGACAAACTGCTTGAACTGGCATTGAAATATGATGCCGGCGAATATCTGAACGATCAGGAATTCGCCGCATTGGCATTATGCGGCAGCTCTCCCGGTGGCGCCCGCCCAAAATCACTGGTGCGAGACAAAGACAATACCCTGTGGCTTGCAAAATTTCCCAGACACAACGATCCCGTTCATGTCGAACCCATAGAAGCTGCCACACTGGCACTTGCCCGGAATGCAGGCTTGAACATACCTGAATTTAAACTGATCCCTGTGGGTTCCCGCAACACGTTACTGGTAAAACGATTCGATGTAGCAGACACCGGCGGCAGATATCATATGATCAGCATGAAAACACTGTTGAACGCCTCATATTATGCCTGGTACACGGATATTTTCAAGGCAGTGAAAAAATACAGTACTCAGCCGTCGATCGATATTCCGGCGCTGTTCCGGCAAATGGTGTTCAACGCCGCCATCGGCAATACGGATGATCATCTGAAAAATTTCAGCATGCTTCACAAAGAAACCGGGTTGTGCCTGTCTCCCGCCTATGACCTGCTGCCTGATATCCATGGAAAACGATCCCATTCATTGTCATTTCCCGAAGGCGCTGGAGAATTCGCGCCTGACAGATCTCCATTTCTGAGATTTGGCGCAACTCTGAACATCAAAAATCCGGATCACATCATCGATTCGATGATCCGGGAAGTATCCGCCTGGCAGGATATTTTTAAAGAATATGAAGTACCAGATCCAGATATTCAGAAACTTGCCGGGGACATCAATTACCGACTGGCGCAATTAAATAAGAGAAACAGGTGA
- a CDS encoding O-acetylhomoserine aminocarboxypropyltransferase/cysteine synthase family protein, whose product MTHKFNTLALHAGIHTDDTLSRGVPVHRTTAYLFKDTAHAADLFALKKLGNIYSRLQNPTQDVLEKRVAALENGAAALAVASGTAAIFYTIINICGHGDEVVSTANLYGGTITMFSHMLPEMGIKVHYVHPDKKDDIEQAITPATRLLFCETIGNPSLDVVNIRKMADIADKHHLPLAVDSTFTTPYLIRPIEHGAHIVIHSLTKWMGGHGTALGGIAVDSGTFDWTDARFRLYNDPDPSYHDLRFAHDLGDLNPLAFILRMRVGPLRNLGACISPDNAWMFLQGIETLGLRMKQHCENAQAVAKFLSDHPAVAWVRYPGLPSDPSHDTATSQFENGFGGMVVFGLKSGRKGGETFINSLHLFSHLANVGDAKSLAIHPGSTTHSQLSDAELIEAGVTPDMVRLSIGIEDIDDILADLDQAIKAAR is encoded by the coding sequence ATGACCCACAAATTCAACACCCTGGCCCTTCATGCCGGCATTCACACGGATGACACCCTGTCCCGGGGGGTGCCGGTTCACCGCACCACGGCTTACCTGTTCAAGGACACGGCCCACGCTGCTGACCTGTTTGCCTTAAAAAAACTGGGCAACATCTATTCCCGCCTCCAGAACCCCACCCAGGATGTGCTGGAAAAACGGGTGGCGGCCCTGGAAAACGGGGCCGCGGCCCTGGCAGTGGCCTCGGGCACGGCCGCGATTTTCTACACCATCATCAATATCTGCGGCCACGGGGATGAGGTGGTGTCCACGGCCAACCTGTACGGCGGCACCATCACCATGTTCTCCCACATGCTGCCGGAAATGGGTATCAAAGTGCACTATGTCCATCCGGACAAAAAAGACGACATCGAACAGGCCATCACCCCGGCCACGAGATTGTTGTTCTGCGAAACCATCGGCAACCCGTCCCTGGACGTGGTCAACATCCGGAAAATGGCGGACATCGCCGACAAACACCATCTGCCCCTGGCCGTGGATTCCACATTCACCACGCCGTACCTGATCCGGCCCATTGAACACGGGGCCCACATCGTGATCCATTCCCTCACCAAATGGATGGGGGGCCACGGCACGGCCCTGGGCGGCATTGCCGTGGACAGCGGCACGTTTGACTGGACCGATGCCAGATTCCGGCTGTACAATGATCCGGACCCCTCCTACCACGATCTGCGGTTTGCCCATGATCTCGGGGATTTAAACCCGCTGGCGTTCATCCTGCGGATGCGGGTGGGACCGCTGCGGAATTTAGGGGCCTGCATCAGCCCGGACAATGCCTGGATGTTTTTGCAGGGGATCGAAACGTTGGGACTGCGCATGAAACAGCATTGTGAAAACGCTCAGGCCGTGGCAAAATTCCTTTCGGATCACCCGGCCGTGGCCTGGGTGAGATACCCGGGACTGCCCAGCGATCCTTCCCATGACACGGCCACATCCCAGTTTGAAAACGGGTTCGGCGGCATGGTGGTGTTCGGGCTCAAATCCGGCCGAAAAGGCGGGGAAACATTCATCAACAGCCTGCACCTGTTCTCCCACCTGGCCAATGTGGGAGACGCCAAAAGCCTGGCCATCCATCCGGGTTCCACCACCCATTCCCAGCTGTCAGATGCGGAACTCATCGAAGCCGGGGTCACCCCGGACATGGTGCGGCTGTCCATCGGCATCGAGGACATTGACGACATCCTGGCGGACCTGGATCAGGCCATTAAAGCAGCCCGATGA